From Drosophila santomea strain STO CAGO 1482 chromosome 2R, Prin_Dsan_1.1, whole genome shotgun sequence:
TTTCCCATACGCCGCTTGGCCCGAATGGCAAAGGGCTCACCAGCATCTATGCGATTCATAGCGCCACCAAAGTACTTGTTCACCGACTGTTTCAAATCCAGCATGGAATGTCCTGGGGCTCCaatgccgttgctgctgctgctggttgctGTCGAGCTGGTGGAGTTGCGGCGGCTTTGGCTGGGTGACTGCTTCTGTGGCCGCTGGCGCAATAGGCGCCCGTGTGTCGGCTTTCCCATTGGCGGCGCGGGTGGCTGCAGATCTTTGGCATAGATAGGAAGGTAGTGGCTGGGTATGGGAttgatggtggtggtgctgatgaCCTAATAGGTGGAATCGGAAAAACATCTTAGACATTGTAATAACACACGCGTTTAACTCTTACCTCAATGGCCGTGGTCAGGCGACGAGTGCGTCGTCTGCGCACTTCCTGATTGGGCCCTATAGTTATGTCTTTGGCACTCAGTCTTCGCTTGATGGTGCGCACCATTCGCGGCTGCTCCTTGGATGTGCCCTTAAGCTTGAAAATGCTGTTGATGATGCCATTTACTCCGACTCCAGCTCCCACACCGATACTTCGTCCCTGCGACGACTTTTTGGGAGTCGCCATAAGGAAGGGATTGTTGCGTCCCAAAAAGTTGACCGGCGGTGGTATGATGAGGTCCAACGAACTGGTTCCCCGGCTGCTGCTGGAGTTCTCGTCGGATGATAGATCACAGTGATTTCGGCTGTTGTCATAGCGTTTGGACAAACGGAAAGCCTTGCGTTTGCGGCTGCTGTTTGCGTTCAGCAGCGGTGGAATGGGGGCTGGTATTTTGCCGGGATCGCCATCGTTGGCATTGTCGTCGTCGAGGTCCGGCTTCAGTGGCAACTCATCATGCTCATCGGCCTTTTGAGCGGCCTGCTTTTTGGCCTTCTCGATGATCTGTTTGATGGGTATTTCGTCCTCGCTGGTTTCTACTGGGTCATCTTCATCTGTATTAAACTCATACACATCTTTGGGAGCTCTTTTCGGAAGTTCGCTGGCACTTCCTCCTTGAGGCTCCTCGGCCAGGAGTATCAGTTTAAACTTGTTTACGAGCAGCTCATCGGACAGCTCCTCGTGCTGCTCAAGGAACACCTTGGGAATGTGTGGCGGGCCACTGTGTCGCAGTGCATAGAAGGCCGGCGCCCTTTTAAACTCCCTGCCACAGACAAATCTGTCGGAGTAGTCCTTAAGGGTTTGCTTGAGACGCTCCATCAGTGTCGTCTCCGGCAATGTGCGCCACTGTTCGCAGATAGGCAGCTGGCTGCGCTGTTCAAGTATGAAGGGCCAAATGTCCTTAAGCAGGTGATGGTATTTCTGGTGCTGATGTTTTCGCAGATTGTACAGTGCAATGTGGAGCACGTCCACCCAGTCGATTTGCATACGACGAACGAACTCCGTGCCATTGTTACAGACCGTGCAGCAGAACACAAAGAACCTAGAAAACGAGTTTAATTTAAGTTTGGATCACAGAAAAGCTATTGAATACGTACATATCGCCGCGCAGCAGCTTCTGTTTGAAGTTCTGCATGCATTGTGTGTGGAACCAGTTCCGACATTTGCAACACTGCAGCATGTTGTGATCGAATTTTCCCGGTTTGCCGCAGTAGCAGTAGATCTGCTCTTCGTTGACCCGATGCTTCTCATCCCAGCTGAGCTTATCCGCCTGTGGGTTAAACCGGATTAGAAACCTAATTCGCTGGCTTAGGCTCGCAGAATACTCACATGGTAGGGCAA
This genomic window contains:
- the LOC120444347 gene encoding polycomb protein Pcl, with the protein product MMNNHFHLQHDHPPQNVAHPFMQQPSAAGQAAPPATYSYLAQPAGQQPQWMTTTYQILPPNAGPATVAKRYYATTGPQTTHPTHPSTIQITNSFAQQATPPKQQAATNCSPFKANNIRIISTAPSVYSLNKSPQEAHSIYAPVQSYYIPSGGSQAAGQINLLATSGTGKQLQPPPLVPVTNSSSPPSTVVLDRINICINNHYTETPTSISSSLSTAQQPSPIIPAIQHKAILPLIDSSTADSSSCSSSSVSSSSYSGTATTSAAVVIVDEPDSTTTTPQTPPTTPEAMSSPGKDSPSPPLLATQSLLKGVNSMKPSFKTVEAAPPTPPTPPSPPPPAPPVADPSPAVTYALQEDVFIKCNDGRFYLGTIIDQTSDQYLIRFDDQSEQWCEPDKLRKLGGGSSVTTGGGGASSSDSSNTSPSGPMCVACKRSDIEDVVEICERCGRGYHRGCTVEIVTGSGIWSCKRCAKPMKMQQPVSHKITKPAGICRQLPYHADKLSWDEKHRVNEEQIYCYCGKPGKFDHNMLQCCKCRNWFHTQCMQNFKQKLLRGDMFFVFCCTVCNNGTEFVRRMQIDWVDVLHIALYNLRKHQHQKYHHLLKDIWPFILEQRSQLPICEQWRTLPETTLMERLKQTLKDYSDRFVCGREFKRAPAFYALRHSGPPHIPKVFLEQHEELSDELLVNKFKLILLAEEPQGGSASELPKRAPKDVYEFNTDEDDPVETSEDEIPIKQIIEKAKKQAAQKADEHDELPLKPDLDDDNANDGDPGKIPAPIPPLLNANSSRKRKAFRLSKRYDNSRNHCDLSSDENSSSSRGTSSLDLIIPPPVNFLGRNNPFLMATPKKSSQGRSIGVGAGVGVNGIINSIFKLKGTSKEQPRMVRTIKRRLSAKDITIGPNQEVRRRRTRRLTTAIEVISTTTINPIPSHYLPIYAKDLQPPAPPMGKPTHGRLLRQRPQKQSPSQSRRNSTSSTATSSSSNGIGAPGHSMLDLKQSVNKYFGGAMNRIDAGEPFAIRAKRRMGNGQVQYLVEWGGDTATTAIGLIGN